Genomic DNA from Salvia miltiorrhiza cultivar Shanhuang (shh) chromosome 1, IMPLAD_Smil_shh, whole genome shotgun sequence:
CCAATAACAAATCAAGAATGGATGACTCATTGTCCAATGCTCAAATCAAGTATGTTGTGGATTGCTGAGATCAGTTTGGGTGGGGACATTGGATTTATGAGATTAGTTTGGGTGGAACCGCAGCAGTTTATTTGTTACCTGTTAGTATTTCCTTTGCAgttatttagtttaattagaaTTTTGGTGGTCTGGGATTTTGTTCTCAAGAGACATATGTTGTTTTTCTTTCAATATTTAAGGTTGGATATTGTGTCATTTCCCGTGTTTGAAATATAGATtagacaataattatttattattattagtaattaattttataacttgttttgattatttttttaaattgatatttttagttttattgaaGAACAAAATCAAAGTTTCCAAAATAAATATAACGTTAAAATATGccttaaatttcaaaaatttaaacCATATAGTTTATGAATGAAGAAACATGAATGTATTGGTAGAATAAGTCAGGAAAACTCTCTCCTGTCCAAGCACAAACACCTTTCTTAATGGCTAATGCCCCTCCTATCATCGGGCAAGAATTGCTTAATTCTCCCTGGGGCAAGAGCCATGCAAGAGCCAGCAGCTCACAAAATAACGTAACATTGAAAAATAGCTTAAactgaaaaacacaaaataataaCGAAATCCCAAAGAGGCAATGCTAAGCCTTGCATTACATGGTCCTTAAACATGATCCTGCATTTGAATATGGGCCAGCTTGTCCTAGAACATGCAGTTTGGTGCTTCTTTTTTAGTTATGGACTTATTTTGTTTTGCTTCTTTTAATAAGATTTTTGTCTATCCATTTGTtcatgtaggaaagggtttctCATCACAGCAATTATTACATCTGGAGCTGGTTTTCTAAGTGCATTTTCCCCAAATCTCACTGTGCTGATCATTTTCCGTGGTTTAGTTGGTATTGGCTTGGGAGGCGGTCCTGTTCTTTCGTCCTGGTTTCTGGAGTTTATTCCTGCTCCACAGAGAGGCACTTGGATGGTAGTATTTTCATCCTTCTGGACGCTTGGGACAGTTCTTGAAGCTTCTATAGCCTGGGTATGCCTCAATGGCTCGTTACTTTTCATCACATTTCATGTTAAATTCTTGGAATTTGCTGGTAGTTTTCTTTACAGTATGTATTCTTCTGAAAATTTCCTAAATATTCTATTTTGAGTCATAAATTAGGAATTTGAAGTTATGAGAATACCAATCTTTGTTTTTGTAGTCCTATACCAATGGATCTGTTCTGAATTGTTCATTGTCTACAGAGGCCACTCTAATGTCCTTCCTCTAATTATAAAGGGTTGTTTATATTAATCCGACTATGTCTATATGTTTATAGTTTGTCATGCCAAGATTGGGTTGGAGGTGGCTGCTTGCACTGTCGGCTCTTCCTTCCTCACTGTTGCTTTTATTATATAGAGTGACGCCTGAGTCACCCAGATATCTGTGCATGATGGGAAGAAAAAGTGATGCACTGGCTGTTTTAGAGAAAATCGCGAGAGTAAATGGGAGAAAACTTCCTTCAGGTGTCCTTGTTACTGACAGCCACATTGAGCTAGAAGAAAAGTCTTCAGAAGACACAAAATTGATACCAACAAGCAAAAATGACCTCAATCCTGAGCATGTAGGTTCTCAGAAGAGTGGCTTCTCATTGCTGATTATGCTTCTTTCACCGGAACTGGTTAGATCAACTGTACTTTTATGGATGGTTTTTTTCGGGAATGCATTCGCTTATTATGGGCTCGTTCTGCTGACAACAGAGTTGAATAACAATCATAACAGATGCGAACATAAAGAGTTACAATCTGGTAATCACCAGGAAGTTAATTACAGGGATGTTTTTATTACCAGTTTTGCAGGTAATAAATTGTTTGGTGTTTAGTTTCCTTAGGACATTATGAGTTGTTATCTCTGATATTGATGATGAATGCATTATTTCCTGGAAGAATGCTAACTTTCATTCATATTATTTGCTTCAAGAGTTTCCTGGACTCCTCTTATCAGCCGCAACAGTTGACAAACTTGGTCGTAAGAGCTCCATGGCAGCAAtgttcttcttctgcttcattTTTCTGATTCCTTTGGTAGTTGAACAGCCTCAGAGCTTAACAACAGGTCTTCTCTTTGGGGCTCGAGTTTGCATTACAGGAACCTTCacaattgtgta
This window encodes:
- the LOC130989307 gene encoding organic cation/carnitine transporter 7, whose translation is MEDDRKTYTVDDALSALGFGNFQVFVLIYAGMGWVSEAMEMMLLSFVGPAVQSLWDLSSQQESLITSIVFAGMLVGAYSWGVVSDLYGRRKGFLITAIITSGAGFLSAFSPNLTVLIIFRGLVGIGLGGGPVLSSWFLEFIPAPQRGTWMVVFSSFWTLGTVLEASIAWFVMPRLGWRWLLALSALPSSLLLLLYRVTPESPRYLCMMGRKSDALAVLEKIARVNGRKLPSGVLVTDSHIELEEKSSEDTKLIPTSKNDLNPEHVGSQKSGFSLLIMLLSPELVRSTVLLWMVFFGNAFAYYGLVLLTTELNNNHNRCEHKELQSGNHQEVNYRDVFITSFAEFPGLLLSAATVDKLGRKSSMAAMFFFCFIFLIPLVVEQPQSLTTGLLFGARVCITGTFTIVYIYAPELYPTSVRTTGVGVASSVGRIGGMVCPLVAVGLIHGCKQSIAVFLFEIIIFVSGICVCLLPFETRGLELINNLSSSKHNHLDVSL